A segment of the Asinibacterium sp. OR53 genome:
CAGGGAAGAAATTGAGCAAATGGTAAATGCATTTGAGCGCAATAAAAAAGGATGAACAGGTATATGTTCATCCTTCATCAATATTTGCTCGTATTATCAGGTTAGAACGGCAGGTCATCGATCGGCTCGGTGATATCGCTGGCTGAAGGCGGAGCCGGTTGATTATAAGCAGGTGCACCAGGCGATGCTGCTCCTTCATTTGAACGGCTGCCGAGTAACTGTACGCTCAACACACGCATGGTTAATGAAGCGCCGCTGCGGCCATCCTGGGTAGTATAGGTTCTTACATCCGGTGTTCCTTCTACATATACCTGCGTTCCTTTTTTCAAATAGGGAGAGATACCGGTCCTGTCGGTCCAGTAAGCACAATCCACCCAGGTAGTCCTGTCTTTCTGATTACCCTGCGCATCTTTGAAACGTTCTGTATGCGCTACCGTAAAATTGATCACATTTTTCCCATTCACATTGTTCAGAACCGCGTCCTTACCCAGGTTGCCAATTACTTGAAGTTTTATCATAATAGATCTGTTTTAGTAAATATCGTGAAAAGGCGCCAACAACCCGTCAGGTAGATATCGCAAATCTTTTCCGCTATTCGAAACCCACTGTGTATCAGCAGATAGCATCCTTAACGCCCCTTTCGGTTTAGTTTTTTTAATTTTGCACGAAATTAAGTCAATTCATCATGAGCCGTAAAGGAAAGGTTTTAGTGGCAATGAGTGGCGGTATCGACAGTACCGTTACGGCTCTCATGTTGCATCATGAGGGATACGAAGTCGTGGGCATTACCATGAAAACATGGGATTACGCCAGCAGTGGCAGCAGTTCAAAAGAAACCGGCTGCTGTAATATCGATTCTTTCAACGACGCGCGACAGGCAGCAGTGCACCATGGTTTTCCGCATTTTATTTTAGATATCCGCGAAGAGTTCGGTGATTTCGTGATCGAAAATTTCGTGGAAGAATACCTGGCCGGCCGTACACCCAACCCCTGTGTGATGTGCAACACCCATATCAAATGGCGGGCATTGCTGAAACGTGCCAATGCACTCGACTGCGATTTCATCGCAACCGGTCACTATGCAGAGATTCGCAAGCATACCAATGATCGCTATGTGATCAGCAAAGGGAAAGACGATACCAAAGACCAGAGTTATGTGTTGTGGGGACTCGACCAGGAATTGCTGAGTCGCACCATCATGCCCCTGGGCAAATACCATAAAACAGAGATCCGGCAGATGGCCATGGATATGGGCTATCCGGAGCTCGCTAAAAAAAGCGAGAGCTACGAGATATGCTTTGTGCCGGATAACGATTACCGCGGTTTTTTGAAAAGACGGGTAGACGGACTGGAAGACCAGGTAGCAGGCGGATGGTTTGTGGACAAAGACGGAAAAAAATTAGGCCAACACAAAGGCTATCCTTTCTACACCATCGGACAACGCAAAGGATTGGATATTGCATTAGGGAAACCTACTTATGTAACGGCTATCCATCCCGACAGCAATACCGTGGTGCTGGGCGATGAAGCCGACCTGGAACAAAACGATATGATCGTTGGTAAACTTAACTGGATCAAATACGATGGCATCACCAATGGCATGGAAGCCATGACGCGCATCCGTTACAAAGACAAAGGCACATTGAGTAATTTGTATAATGACGAAAGGGGCATACGTGCACGCTTCTATGAAAATGTGAAAAGCATTGCACCCGGACAAAGCGCCGTATTCTATGAAGGCAATGATGTGATTGGCGGTGGTATCATCCAGCGGGGTGAGCTCGTTTTTTAAACAGTGCCGTAAATAGTGAATCTGCTTTCCGGTCGTACCCTTTCAATAGTTCCATACTC
Coding sequences within it:
- the mnmA gene encoding tRNA 2-thiouridine(34) synthase MnmA; its protein translation is MSRKGKVLVAMSGGIDSTVTALMLHHEGYEVVGITMKTWDYASSGSSSKETGCCNIDSFNDARQAAVHHGFPHFILDIREEFGDFVIENFVEEYLAGRTPNPCVMCNTHIKWRALLKRANALDCDFIATGHYAEIRKHTNDRYVISKGKDDTKDQSYVLWGLDQELLSRTIMPLGKYHKTEIRQMAMDMGYPELAKKSESYEICFVPDNDYRGFLKRRVDGLEDQVAGGWFVDKDGKKLGQHKGYPFYTIGQRKGLDIALGKPTYVTAIHPDSNTVVLGDEADLEQNDMIVGKLNWIKYDGITNGMEAMTRIRYKDKGTLSNLYNDERGIRARFYENVKSIAPGQSAVFYEGNDVIGGGIIQRGELVF
- a CDS encoding single-stranded DNA-binding protein, yielding MIKLQVIGNLGKDAVLNNVNGKNVINFTVAHTERFKDAQGNQKDRTTWVDCAYWTDRTGISPYLKKGTQVYVEGTPDVRTYTTQDGRSGASLTMRVLSVQLLGSRSNEGAASPGAPAYNQPAPPSASDITEPIDDLPF